The genomic window AAACATTTCATTTACATAATCAATTTTGACATCAGTGCGGTTTTGGAATAGTTCCGCAAAATTTCTAATCTGCTTTGTATGTCCATTTTCCGTTCCGTCCAGATTAAAGGGCAAGCCAAAAACGACTTCGTCAATTTTTTCTTTTTTAACCAAATCGGTTAATTTAGCCAGTGCGTCAGATTCACTTTCATT from Patescibacteria group bacterium includes these protein-coding regions:
- the ruvX gene encoding Holliday junction resolvase RuvX codes for the protein MNILGVDYGEKRIGLAWMDTGLDVVLPFGIILNESESDALAKLTDLVKKEKIDEVVFGLPFNLDGTENGHTKQIRNFAELFQNRTDVKIDYVNEMFSSQQADQMGGGVSRDEKAAMVILESYKNKK